The Qingrenia yutianensis genomic sequence ACTGCCTTTACGGCACCCTTGCAAAGCGAATATCCAAAGCCGATAATCGGCACCGTCGCGCCTGCACCGGCGTATTTTACAATGGGGTCGTATACACCGATGAGCGTTAAAAACGCGCCGGCGACAACGTATGATACCATTATCCGCGCCGGTGTGAGTTTGGTTTTGTCTATGATTATCTGTGCGATTACGCACAGCAGTCCGCCGACCCAGAACGCCTTGAAAATGTTGTAAAGCATATTTTTTCTCCTTTTTGTAGTATTGTAGGGGGCGATGCCCACATC encodes the following:
- the spoVAE gene encoding stage V sporulation protein AE, with protein sequence MLYNIFKAFWVGGLLCVIAQIIIDKTKLTPARIMVSYVVAGAFLTLIGVYDPIVKYAGAGATVPIIGFGYSLCKGAVKAVSEKGLIGVMTGGITATAGGITAAILFGFLAALFSKPRSK